The DNA window GCCCGGATCGCGAGCGACCGCAGGTCGTCCAGCTCGCCCAGCGCCCGAAGTGGCAGCTGGAAGGAGAGCTTCGACGAGGTGCCCGGTTGGGAGCCGCTGCGCGAGGCGCGGTTCCCGAACCCGTGGCCGACCACGCGACAAGGACTCGCCGATCGGCTCCTGTCGTCGAGCGTGATCTCCGGGCTCCCGCCGACGGGGCGAGCGGAAGCCCTGCGGGAGCTCGACGCACTGGTACGCCGCTTCGGGCTGAGCGAGGAGCTCGAGCTGCCGTACGTCACGTCCCTCTACTGGACGTTTCCCTCGACGTAGGCGGTCACCTCGTCGCGCGTGGCAGGCGGCTCGTGGGCGCCGACGTACCAGTCGAGATCCGGCGTCAGGAGCCGGCGCAGCAGGGCGAGGTCGGCGGTGTCGGTCTCCTTCCGCAGGTGGTACGGCGGCGGGTAGACGGCGTCGCCCAGCAGCACGACGCGGGACGTCGGGTCGACGACCACCAGCGAGTCCTCGCTGTGCTGGCCGCCGACGTGACGGAGCTCGACGCCGTTCGGCAAGGTCAACGTGTCGGCGAACGTCGTGGTCGGCGGCAGCACGCGGAAGGCCTCCCACGACGGCATCGCCCAGGCGCGGGCGCGGAAGCTCAGGGCGAGGCGGGGGTTGTCCTGTACGCACGCGCGCAGGTACGCGTGACTCCACGGCCGTTCGGCCTCCGCCGTCAGCACCGGGAGTGCGGCCTCGTGCGCGACGATCTCCACATCGGCCGGCCACGCGCACGCGCCCCACACGTGGTCCCAGTGCGAGTGCGTGTAGACCAGCCACCGCGGCGCCGGCAGCCCGGCCGAGCGAAGCGCCTCCTGCACCACCAGCGCTCGGCCCGGGCTGTTGCCGGCGTCCACGACCACACTCCCCCGCTCGTCCGCGATCACGGTCACGCAGGGCTGCACGTTGTCCGGATCCGGGTCGCACGCAAACACGAACACCCGCCCCGCCAACAAAGAGAACGTCACCTGGCTAAGCCTAGGTCGTGTTGCGAAAATAGCGTCGGTCATCGCGCGCAGCGCGATGGCGCGCGGCGCATCGCGCCTGGCTGGGTGTGGTGCAGGTCAAGGTCGTACTCGTCTGTACGTCCGCCGATCTGCAACGCAGCCAGGCGGGATGCGAGGTGTCGCGCGCCAGGCGATCTTTTCGCAACGCGGCCTAGGAGTCCCAGATCGCGCCGTACGCCGGGATCCCTCGACGTTCCATTCCCGACACCACCTGCCAGGTCAGCTTCTTGTTCGAGATGCAGATCACCGCCTCCGCGTCGAAGTCACGGTACGCCTCGTACGCCAGCGCGACCATGTCCGGCTTGCCGTGCGCCGAGGTGTCCCACACCAACGCGTCCGGTTGCACCGCGAAGATCTCGTCGACGAGCTCGTCCCCGTACGTCAACCGCGGGTTGCGCGTCGCCCACACCAACCGAGCCGGCACCTTCTGCGCCAACAGGTGCGGGAGGCACGGCCCGATCCCCGAGCCCGTCGCGACGTAGATCACCCGCGTGAACAACGTCTCGATGTTCGCCACGCCCGCCGTCGTGATCCCCTTCACCCACACGTGCGAGGGCAGGTCGTCGATGAACGAGCCCGTCCAGTCGCCCGCCCGCGAGATCGTCAGCCGGAAGCCGTGCTCGTCCGGCGCGGGCACGTTCGCGAACGAGTGCCACTCCAGCAACGGCCGCCGGCTGATCGCCGTCGACGAACCCGAGAACGGCGTCACCCCGTGGTCGAACCGGGCCAGCACCACGTGCGACGACGGTCGCGAGAGGTGCACCGGAACGCGCCGAAGTCTCAACCAGGGAAGGGCAACGCTGAACGTGACGACCGCCAGCACAACGATCCCCACCACGGACCCGCCGAGCACCGTGTGCACCCAGAACAGCACCAGCGCTGCCCACCCGCCGAACCGGTGGATCTTCTCGAACGTGTCGTGGAACCGCGCGCGGAACGGCGGCGCCGCCGTCACGCTGATCCCGACGAGCAGCCCGACCAGGACGTACGCCACCACGCTCGTCGCGGTCGGCGGGGAGCCGAGCAGCGACACCACGTACGCCACGAACCACAGCGTCCCCGCGAGCGCACCACCGACGTGCAGTCCGCCGAAGTGGTAGACCTTGCCGAGCGTCCATCGCAGCTTCAGCGGCCAGCTCGTCGGCACACTCGTCGCCAACCGGAACAGCAGGTTGATCACGTACTGCTGTCGCACCAGTATCGCCAACGCGAGGTTGCCGAGCACGAGATTGGCCATGCTCTGTGGGGAGACGCCGGGCAG is part of the Tenggerimyces flavus genome and encodes:
- a CDS encoding MBL fold metallo-hydrolase; the protein is MTFSLLAGRVFVFACDPDPDNVQPCVTVIADERGSVVVDAGNSPGRALVVQEALRSAGLPAPRWLVYTHSHWDHVWGACAWPADVEIVAHEAALPVLTAEAERPWSHAYLRACVQDNPRLALSFRARAWAMPSWEAFRVLPPTTTFADTLTLPNGVELRHVGGQHSEDSLVVVDPTSRVVLLGDAVYPPPYHLRKETDTADLALLRRLLTPDLDWYVGAHEPPATRDEVTAYVEGNVQ